A part of Geothrix oryzae genomic DNA contains:
- a CDS encoding single-stranded-DNA-specific exonuclease RecJ, whose amino-acid sequence MEAKTWRLRREIPAGPAPWRALAAAWNLEPRLARLAWLRGADQPEDLAWRLDPSWTRSTDPHLLPGVDPAVARIRQAIGARERIVVYGDYDVDGVTATALLVRALERLGAEVSFFIPNRFSDGYGLHMDCIRELKATRDPGLLLSVDCGVRSVDEVKASAELGMDWVITDHHALGPELPPACAVVHPHLDGYPNRFLAGVGVAFKLAQALMGAVPHPTGADAAFLDGMLKLVAIGTVADMMPLVDENALLVRRGLDSLSGKNGPGLAALLRAAKKEGVLGGQDIAFGLAPRLNAVGRMGGAEDAVRLLLTREAAEAEALMARVEVLNQERRAIQQGLTASLPPPDGAAFDLVLDPAAHKGVIGIVAGQRMRATGRPAGVCTVIDGVAHCSLRAPEGYDLGELLVLAQPFILSGGGHRAAAGLSFEASRLTFVRQALQRGAAMQAEGRELPPLLLDGAPGELPDDADLARLEPFGQGFAPPLARVEGTLASSAVFGADHWKLRVAGLSDPLTWFSNHERPAQPRAGERICVAAAPQGSARWGRSWLVDMALEGAAP is encoded by the coding sequence ATGGAGGCCAAGACTTGGCGCCTCCGCCGGGAGATCCCGGCGGGACCGGCGCCCTGGCGGGCCCTGGCCGCGGCCTGGAACCTGGAACCCCGCCTGGCACGACTGGCCTGGCTGCGGGGTGCCGATCAGCCGGAGGACCTGGCCTGGCGCCTGGATCCCAGCTGGACGCGCAGCACCGACCCCCACCTGCTGCCGGGCGTGGATCCGGCCGTGGCGCGCATCCGCCAGGCCATCGGGGCCCGGGAGCGCATCGTGGTTTACGGCGACTACGATGTGGACGGCGTCACCGCCACGGCCCTGCTGGTGCGGGCCCTGGAGCGCCTCGGCGCCGAGGTTTCCTTCTTCATCCCCAACCGCTTCTCGGACGGCTACGGCCTGCACATGGACTGCATCCGGGAGCTGAAGGCCACGCGCGACCCGGGCCTGCTCCTGTCCGTGGATTGCGGCGTGCGCAGCGTGGATGAGGTGAAGGCCAGCGCCGAGCTGGGCATGGACTGGGTGATCACGGATCATCACGCCCTGGGCCCGGAACTGCCCCCCGCCTGCGCCGTGGTGCACCCCCATCTTGACGGCTACCCGAACCGCTTCCTGGCGGGTGTGGGCGTGGCCTTCAAGCTGGCCCAGGCCCTGATGGGCGCCGTGCCCCATCCCACGGGCGCCGACGCGGCCTTCCTGGACGGCATGCTCAAGCTCGTGGCCATCGGCACCGTGGCGGACATGATGCCCCTGGTGGACGAGAACGCCCTGCTGGTGCGCCGGGGGCTGGATTCCCTCAGCGGGAAGAACGGCCCGGGCCTCGCGGCCCTGCTGCGCGCGGCGAAGAAGGAGGGTGTCCTGGGCGGCCAGGACATCGCCTTCGGGCTGGCCCCGCGACTCAACGCGGTGGGTCGCATGGGCGGCGCGGAAGATGCGGTCCGTCTGCTGCTTACGAGGGAGGCCGCCGAGGCCGAGGCCCTCATGGCGCGGGTGGAGGTTCTGAACCAGGAACGCCGTGCCATCCAGCAGGGGCTGACGGCCAGCCTGCCGCCGCCGGATGGCGCGGCCTTCGACCTGGTGCTGGATCCGGCAGCCCACAAGGGCGTCATCGGCATCGTGGCGGGCCAGCGCATGCGCGCCACGGGGCGCCCGGCGGGCGTCTGCACCGTCATCGACGGCGTGGCCCACTGCAGCCTGCGGGCGCCGGAGGGCTACGACCTGGGCGAGCTCCTGGTCCTGGCCCAGCCCTTTATCCTGAGCGGCGGCGGCCATCGCGCCGCTGCGGGCCTCAGCTTCGAGGCGTCCCGCCTGACCTTCGTCCGCCAGGCCCTCCAGCGGGGGGCGGCGATGCAGGCCGAGGGCCGCGAGCTTCCGCCCCTGCTGCTGGACGGCGCTCCCGGGGAGCTGCCGGACGATGCGGACCTGGCCCGCCTGGAGCCCTTCGGCCAGGGCTTCGCCCCGCCGCTGGCGCGGGTGGAGGGCACGCTGGCCTCTTCCGCGGTCTTCGGGGCGGATCACTGGAAGCTGCGGGTGGCGGGGCTTTCCGATCCGCTCACCTGGTTCTCCAACCACGAACGGCCGGCCCAGCCCCGCGCCGGAGAGCGGATCTGCGTGGCGGCCGCCCCCCAGGGCAGCGCCCGCTGGGGCCGTTCCTGGCTGGTGGACATGGCTCTTGAAGGAGCGGCCCCATGA
- a CDS encoding acetyl-CoA carboxylase carboxyltransferase subunit alpha: MKDATPEQTMDLSQLEKPVLELEAQIRAMEMDPSQAKEREKLQKKLDKLKAELFSHLTDWQRAQLARHPKRPYTMDYLERICERFEELHGDRRFGDDAAIVAGMGWIEGNPVMIIGQQKGRDTKQKILRNFGMPKPEGYRKALRLMKLAEKFQRPILCLIDTPGAYPGVDAEERGQAEAIARNLLEMAKLEVPVVAVVIGEGGSGGALALGVADRVLMMENAIYSVISPEGCASILWKDATQAPKAAEALKLTAPHLLELGIIDGIVKEPLGGAHADFDDAAAALKEAIIEAFSELSELSAEQLVEERYQKFARMGSVG, encoded by the coding sequence ATGAAAGACGCTACCCCCGAACAGACCATGGATCTGTCCCAGCTGGAGAAGCCGGTACTCGAGCTGGAGGCTCAGATCCGGGCCATGGAGATGGATCCTTCCCAGGCCAAGGAGCGGGAGAAGCTGCAGAAGAAGCTCGACAAGCTGAAGGCGGAGCTCTTCTCCCACCTGACGGACTGGCAACGGGCCCAGCTGGCGCGCCACCCCAAGCGGCCCTACACGATGGACTACCTGGAGCGCATCTGCGAGCGCTTCGAGGAACTCCACGGCGACCGGCGCTTCGGCGACGACGCGGCCATCGTGGCCGGCATGGGCTGGATCGAGGGCAACCCGGTGATGATCATCGGCCAGCAGAAGGGCCGGGACACCAAGCAGAAGATCCTTCGCAACTTCGGCATGCCCAAGCCCGAGGGCTACCGCAAGGCCCTGCGCCTCATGAAGCTGGCGGAAAAGTTCCAACGGCCCATCCTCTGTCTCATCGACACGCCGGGCGCCTATCCGGGCGTGGATGCGGAGGAGCGCGGCCAGGCCGAGGCCATCGCCCGGAACCTGCTGGAGATGGCCAAGCTCGAAGTGCCCGTGGTGGCCGTGGTCATCGGCGAAGGCGGCAGCGGCGGGGCCCTGGCCCTGGGCGTGGCCGACCGCGTGCTGATGATGGAGAACGCCATCTACTCGGTGATCTCGCCGGAAGGTTGCGCGTCGATCCTGTGGAAGGACGCCACGCAAGCTCCCAAGGCTGCCGAAGCCCTCAAGCTCACGGCGCCCCATCTGCTGGAGCTGGGCATCATCGACGGCATCGTGAAGGAGCCCCTGGGGGGAGCCCACGCGGATTTCGACGACGCCGCCGCCGCGCTGAAGGAGGCCATCATCGAGGCCTTCTCCGAGCTCTCCGAGCTGTCGGCGGAGCAGCTGGTGGAGGAGCGGTACCAGAAGTTCGCCCGCATGGGCAGCGTGGGCTGA
- the coaE gene encoding dephospho-CoA kinase (Dephospho-CoA kinase (CoaE) performs the final step in coenzyme A biosynthesis.) encodes MHASPFPILGLSGGIAAGKSFVAGKLAARGWAVVDADGLAREAVLPGSEGLTALVAAFGPGCLRPDGALDRAWLAAHVFSDDAARARLNAILHPRIEALLAGRLAGLPADTRGAVLDAALWVERGKAHHFDAFWTVDAPEVLRLQRLQARDGITREAALARLRAQATPPERALHADLVIPNDGRDLTGILAGAEVALLANWKVRRARTWRTPMPAPFSADQLRDVLATLLSRGGDYGEAFVERRRAHALGMDDGRMEDVLASETFGASLRLVDGETTRFADLIAPTFEELTEAARTLAAPGTGGAAGVPALLLKTHPTPSPVERDPGRVALSEKVALVRRAEALARTEAEALRPGALKQVSVGYGDSTQRVWIAAAESRNGAWSGTLTEDHRTQVVLRANVTAGDGTQLQTGYQALGETRGFELFTDEAVAHTVREAARLAVQALDAQPAPAGTFPVVLSSSAGGTMIHEACGHGLEADLALAGMSAFAGKLGQKVAAEGVTIIDDGTLPHKRGSQAIDDEGNPVSRVVLIENGVLKAYLQSRKTSRKMNAEPTGNGRRESYRHLPIPRMRNTFLAAGSEAPEAILRDLDRGLLVKRMGGGQVDTVTGNFVFQVTEGYWVENGEPKYPVKNATLSGCGPEVLKGLTRIGTDLHHFDIGTCGKDGQGVPVSDALPTILCPALVVGGTAEPLPSVI; translated from the coding sequence ATGCACGCTTCGCCCTTCCCCATCCTCGGCCTCAGCGGCGGCATCGCGGCGGGGAAGAGCTTCGTGGCGGGGAAGCTGGCGGCCCGGGGGTGGGCCGTGGTGGATGCGGATGGCCTGGCGCGGGAGGCAGTGCTGCCGGGAAGCGAAGGCCTCACGGCCCTGGTGGCGGCCTTCGGGCCCGGCTGCCTCCGGCCCGACGGCGCCCTGGACCGCGCCTGGCTGGCGGCCCATGTGTTTTCCGATGACGCCGCCCGGGCCCGCCTCAACGCGATCCTCCATCCCCGCATCGAGGCCCTGCTCGCGGGCCGCCTCGCCGGGTTGCCGGCGGACACTCGCGGCGCGGTGCTGGACGCAGCCCTCTGGGTGGAGCGCGGCAAGGCCCACCACTTCGACGCCTTCTGGACCGTGGACGCACCGGAGGTCCTTCGGCTCCAGCGGCTCCAGGCTCGGGACGGGATCACTCGGGAGGCCGCTCTGGCGCGCCTCCGGGCGCAGGCCACGCCTCCGGAACGGGCCCTCCATGCGGATCTCGTGATCCCCAATGACGGGCGGGATCTGACCGGAATCCTGGCGGGAGCCGAGGTGGCCCTTCTGGCAAACTGGAAGGTCCGCCGTGCGCGGACCTGGAGAACCCCGATGCCCGCACCCTTCAGCGCCGACCAGCTGCGCGATGTCCTGGCCACCCTGCTCAGCCGGGGCGGCGACTACGGCGAGGCCTTCGTGGAGCGCCGCCGGGCCCATGCCCTGGGCATGGACGACGGCCGCATGGAGGATGTGCTCGCCTCGGAGACTTTCGGCGCGAGCCTGCGCCTGGTGGATGGCGAGACCACGCGCTTCGCCGATCTCATCGCCCCCACCTTTGAAGAGCTGACCGAGGCCGCCCGCACCCTGGCCGCCCCCGGCACCGGCGGCGCCGCCGGAGTTCCGGCCCTGCTGCTGAAGACCCACCCCACCCCCAGCCCCGTGGAGCGCGATCCGGGCCGCGTGGCCCTGAGCGAGAAGGTGGCCCTGGTGCGCCGCGCCGAGGCCCTGGCCCGGACCGAGGCCGAGGCGCTGCGCCCCGGCGCGCTGAAGCAGGTCTCCGTCGGCTATGGCGACAGCACCCAGCGGGTGTGGATCGCCGCCGCCGAATCCCGGAATGGCGCCTGGTCGGGCACCCTCACGGAAGACCACCGCACCCAGGTGGTGCTCCGGGCGAATGTCACCGCCGGCGACGGCACCCAGCTCCAGACCGGCTACCAGGCCCTGGGCGAAACCCGGGGGTTCGAGCTCTTCACCGACGAGGCCGTGGCGCACACCGTGCGCGAAGCCGCCCGCCTGGCCGTGCAGGCCCTGGACGCCCAGCCCGCCCCCGCCGGCACCTTCCCCGTGGTGCTCAGCAGCAGCGCCGGCGGCACCATGATCCACGAGGCCTGCGGACACGGCCTGGAGGCCGACCTCGCGCTCGCGGGCATGAGCGCCTTCGCGGGCAAGCTGGGCCAGAAAGTGGCCGCCGAGGGCGTGACGATCATCGACGACGGCACCCTGCCCCACAAGCGGGGCAGCCAGGCCATCGACGACGAAGGCAACCCCGTGAGCCGCGTGGTGCTCATCGAGAACGGCGTGCTGAAGGCCTACCTCCAATCGCGAAAGACCTCGCGGAAGATGAATGCGGAACCCACCGGGAACGGCCGCCGCGAAAGCTATCGCCACCTGCCCATCCCCCGCATGCGGAACACCTTCCTGGCTGCCGGGAGCGAGGCTCCCGAAGCCATCCTCCGCGACCTGGACCGCGGGCTGCTGGTCAAGCGCATGGGCGGCGGCCAGGTGGACACGGTCACCGGCAACTTCGTGTTCCAGGTGACCGAGGGCTACTGGGTGGAGAACGGCGAGCCCAAATACCCTGTGAAGAACGCCACCCTCAGCGGCTGCGGCCCCGAGGTGCTGAAGGGCCTCACCCGCATCGGCACCGACCTGCACCACTTCGACATCGGCACCTGCGGCAAGGACGGTCAGGGCGTGCCCGTCAGCGATGCCCTCCCCACCATCCTCTGCCCCGCCCTCGTGGTCGGCGGCACCGCCGAACCCCTGCCGAGCGTGATCTGA
- a CDS encoding TldD/PmbA family protein produces the protein MNPFASFIPDSLEARLQDGIQHALKLGAEGAEAFTSVSRSRKAKVQNGALEDLTASKRGGLGVRVIRAGGKGFRTGLATTTDLAAADFRDLFTQAWELSALGDEDPWLRQADPSGTDDLPSRFDATVEAITPQQRIDWALDLETQARRASAKVAAVRESAWSDGSGASLLLTQKGVRAADAWSSCSASIELAVADGEERQAAWHWDVARRPGLDLAAIGAEAALKGERKLNPQRLPAGRYAVVLHPEVAVDLLGIVAGMLDAESVLKQRSLFAGKLGETIASPLLTLIDDGRLAEAPGRPALGTEPWDAEGLPTRRNVLLEGGVLKTYLHTLKTAAEMGMAPTASAGRGFGSQPGATTFNLFPLPGDTAPDALYRMAGNGVLITEIMGLHTVDPVSGDLSVGASGIRIREGALAEPVDKLTFAGNLRDFLTRIAALGSDLRWYGSSAGLSILLEDIALGGA, from the coding sequence ATGAACCCCTTCGCTTCCTTCATTCCCGATTCCCTCGAAGCCCGCCTCCAGGACGGCATCCAGCACGCGCTGAAGCTGGGCGCGGAGGGGGCCGAGGCCTTCACCTCGGTGTCCCGCTCCCGCAAAGCCAAAGTTCAGAACGGCGCCCTGGAGGATCTCACCGCCAGCAAGCGGGGCGGCCTCGGCGTGCGGGTGATCCGCGCGGGAGGCAAGGGCTTCCGCACAGGCCTGGCCACCACCACCGACCTCGCCGCCGCCGATTTCCGCGACCTCTTCACCCAGGCCTGGGAACTGAGTGCCCTGGGCGACGAAGATCCCTGGCTTCGCCAGGCCGATCCCTCCGGCACCGATGACCTGCCCAGCCGCTTCGACGCGACGGTGGAGGCCATCACGCCCCAGCAGCGCATCGACTGGGCCCTGGACCTGGAAACCCAGGCCCGGCGCGCCTCCGCCAAGGTGGCCGCTGTCCGGGAATCAGCCTGGAGCGACGGCTCCGGCGCCAGCCTGCTGCTCACCCAGAAGGGCGTGCGGGCCGCGGACGCCTGGTCCAGCTGCTCCGCTTCCATCGAGCTGGCGGTGGCTGACGGCGAGGAACGGCAGGCCGCCTGGCACTGGGATGTGGCCCGGCGTCCCGGCCTCGACCTCGCGGCCATCGGCGCCGAGGCGGCCCTCAAGGGCGAGCGGAAGCTGAACCCCCAGCGGCTGCCCGCAGGGAGATACGCCGTGGTGCTGCATCCCGAGGTGGCCGTAGATCTGCTCGGCATCGTGGCGGGCATGCTGGACGCCGAATCCGTGCTCAAGCAGCGCAGCCTCTTCGCCGGGAAGCTGGGCGAGACCATCGCCTCGCCCCTGCTCACGCTGATCGACGACGGGCGCCTCGCGGAGGCGCCTGGCCGACCCGCCCTGGGCACCGAGCCCTGGGATGCCGAGGGCCTGCCCACACGGCGCAATGTCCTGCTCGAAGGCGGCGTACTCAAGACCTACCTGCACACGCTGAAGACCGCCGCGGAGATGGGCATGGCCCCCACGGCCAGCGCAGGCCGGGGCTTCGGCAGTCAACCCGGCGCCACCACCTTCAACCTGTTCCCCCTGCCCGGCGACACGGCGCCCGACGCCCTCTACCGCATGGCCGGAAACGGCGTCCTCATTACCGAGATCATGGGCCTCCACACCGTGGATCCCGTCAGCGGCGACCTCAGCGTGGGCGCCAGCGGCATCCGCATCCGCGAGGGCGCGCTGGCCGAGCCCGTGGACAAGCTCACCTTCGCCGGCAACCTGCGGGACTTCCTCACGCGCATCGCCGCCCTGGGCAGCGACCTCCGCTGGTACGGCAGCAGCGCGGGCCTGAGCATCCTGCTGGAGGACATCGCGCTCGGAGGCGCCTGA
- a CDS encoding SAM-dependent methyltransferase: MGQEFWDQRYAEPDLVYGAEPNDFLREMAPRVPPGPVLGLGEGQGRNAVHLATLGHAVTAVDQSAVGLARAQELALSRGVTLATVAADLADFDLGPTRWSGIISIFCHLPSALRRRLYPRYAEALAPGGVLILEAYTPRQLEYGTGGPKELDLLGTLAETVKLLPGLELEVGREVVRDIHEGAYHHGPGAVMQVVARKAPRSTSIR; encoded by the coding sequence ATGGGACAGGAATTCTGGGACCAACGCTACGCCGAGCCCGACCTGGTCTACGGTGCGGAGCCCAACGACTTCCTGCGCGAAATGGCCCCCCGCGTTCCGCCGGGCCCCGTGCTGGGGCTGGGCGAGGGTCAGGGTCGGAATGCCGTCCACCTGGCCACCCTGGGCCACGCCGTCACCGCCGTGGACCAGTCCGCCGTGGGGCTGGCCCGCGCCCAGGAGCTGGCCCTCAGCCGCGGCGTGACCCTCGCCACGGTCGCGGCCGACCTCGCGGATTTCGACCTCGGCCCGACGCGCTGGAGCGGCATCATCTCCATCTTCTGCCACCTGCCCTCCGCGCTCCGGCGGCGCCTCTATCCGCGCTATGCCGAGGCGCTCGCGCCCGGAGGCGTTCTGATCCTCGAGGCCTACACGCCCCGGCAGCTGGAATACGGCACCGGCGGCCCGAAGGAGCTGGATCTGCTCGGCACCCTGGCCGAGACGGTGAAGCTGCTTCCCGGGCTGGAGCTGGAAGTCGGCCGGGAGGTCGTGCGGGACATCCACGAAGGCGCCTACCATCATGGCCCCGGCGCGGTGATGCAGGTGGTGGCCCGCAAGGCCCCCAGGTCGACCTCAATCCGTTGA
- a CDS encoding phospho-sugar mutase: MSLASARAYLAFPHLEPELRAELDPLVAAAERGEAQAAAELEDRFFEPLAFGTGGLRGFMAAGLRRMNRPNVRRTTLALAAVAQRRAPGKKVAVVGYDTRLNSDVFAAEAASVLAAAGYQVFLGTRPLPTPFLCFAMKELGSACGVIITASHNPKEYNGYKAYNDLGGQVVEPWDAEIEAQMAALPVVPVPPVVPPGRIGPIPIEVENAYLALGQGLLQHPQPFEPARILYTPFHGTGIAFVPALFEAAGIPLTLSPSQGIQDGTFPTAPRPNPEELAAYAAPLREAEAMASEVILANDPDADRIGVVAQREGVWELMSGNDLAALTLDYLCTQKGRSGAVVSTVVTSDFMAEVARHHGLPVVWTLTGFKNIAVCMDRLEALGEAYAFGAEESYGMLLPPSLRDKDGVTAALVVAEMAGYYKAKGLTLFQAVDALMEKVGTFHNRLVNLEDPRPGGAKRFAEAMGRIRAAGLASLGGEQVASWEDFQTGLWHGEGGTEAILDRPDRRMAALPIPRSNVLKFRLQSGAFAAFRPSGTEPKLKVYLQSRGDAAQLDRMEVEARALLGL, translated from the coding sequence ATGAGCCTCGCCTCCGCCCGCGCCTACCTTGCCTTCCCCCACCTGGAGCCCGAACTCCGCGCGGAGCTGGACCCCCTCGTGGCGGCTGCCGAGCGTGGCGAGGCTCAGGCCGCTGCGGAGCTGGAGGACCGCTTCTTCGAGCCCCTCGCCTTCGGCACGGGCGGCCTGCGTGGCTTCATGGCCGCGGGCCTCCGCCGCATGAACCGCCCCAATGTCCGCCGCACCACCCTGGCCCTGGCGGCCGTGGCCCAGCGGCGTGCGCCGGGCAAGAAGGTGGCCGTGGTGGGCTACGACACGCGCCTCAATTCCGATGTCTTCGCGGCGGAAGCCGCCTCGGTGCTCGCCGCGGCGGGCTATCAGGTGTTCCTCGGCACGCGCCCCCTCCCCACGCCCTTCCTCTGCTTCGCCATGAAAGAGCTGGGGTCGGCCTGCGGCGTGATCATCACCGCCAGCCACAATCCCAAGGAATACAACGGGTACAAGGCCTACAACGACCTTGGCGGGCAGGTGGTGGAACCCTGGGACGCCGAGATCGAGGCGCAGATGGCCGCCCTGCCGGTGGTACCCGTGCCCCCCGTCGTTCCGCCGGGCCGCATCGGCCCCATTCCCATCGAGGTCGAGAACGCCTATCTCGCCCTGGGCCAGGGCCTGCTCCAGCATCCGCAGCCCTTCGAGCCGGCCCGCATCCTCTACACGCCCTTCCATGGCACCGGCATCGCCTTCGTCCCGGCCCTGTTCGAAGCAGCCGGCATCCCCCTCACCCTCAGCCCCAGCCAGGGCATCCAGGATGGGACCTTCCCCACGGCGCCCCGACCCAATCCCGAAGAGCTGGCGGCCTATGCCGCCCCCCTGAGGGAGGCCGAAGCCATGGCTTCGGAGGTCATCCTGGCCAACGATCCCGATGCCGACCGCATCGGCGTGGTGGCGCAGCGGGAAGGGGTCTGGGAGCTCATGTCCGGCAATGACCTGGCCGCCCTCACCCTGGACTACCTCTGCACGCAGAAGGGCCGTTCCGGCGCCGTGGTGAGCACGGTCGTCACCTCGGATTTCATGGCCGAAGTCGCCCGCCACCACGGCCTGCCCGTCGTGTGGACCCTCACGGGCTTCAAGAACATCGCCGTGTGCATGGACCGCCTCGAGGCCCTGGGCGAGGCCTACGCCTTCGGCGCCGAGGAGAGCTACGGCATGCTGCTGCCGCCCAGCCTGCGCGACAAGGACGGCGTCACCGCGGCCCTGGTTGTCGCCGAGATGGCCGGGTATTACAAGGCGAAGGGACTGACCCTCTTCCAGGCCGTGGATGCGCTCATGGAGAAGGTCGGCACCTTCCACAACCGCCTCGTGAACCTGGAGGATCCCCGCCCCGGAGGCGCCAAGCGCTTTGCCGAGGCCATGGGCCGCATCCGTGCCGCCGGGCTGGCCTCCCTGGGCGGCGAGCAGGTCGCCAGCTGGGAGGATTTCCAGACGGGTCTCTGGCACGGCGAGGGCGGCACCGAGGCAATCCTCGACCGGCCCGACCGCCGCATGGCCGCCCTGCCGATCCCCCGCAGCAATGTGCTGAAGTTCCGCCTCCAGAGTGGAGCCTTCGCGGCCTTCCGCCCCAGCGGCACCGAACCCAAGCTGAAGGTCTACCTCCAGTCCCGCGGCGACGCCGCGCAGCTGGATCGCATGGAAGTCGAAGCCCGGGCCCTGTTGGGCCTCTAG
- a CDS encoding cytochrome c3 family protein, translating to MRRITLLTALLALAVAPVASAKMTTVKGAKCTACHEGAPKDKKFNAATTKMVAKYKESQCKDCHGWADGKLTTIKKK from the coding sequence ATGCGCCGCATCACCCTCCTCACCGCCCTGCTTGCCCTGGCCGTCGCTCCCGTCGCCAGCGCCAAGATGACCACCGTCAAGGGTGCCAAGTGCACCGCTTGCCACGAAGGGGCCCCCAAGGACAAGAAGTTCAACGCCGCCACCACCAAGATGGTCGCGAAGTACAAGGAATCCCAGTGCAAGGACTGCCACGGCTGGGCCGATGGCAAGCTGACCACCATCAAGAAGAAGTAG
- a CDS encoding cytochrome b/b6 domain-containing protein: protein MRLLLAGLFSLALAAAPTAQDCTSCHEVDLAKFAATKHGSMACTDCHSSITKLPHADKPAPVKCATCHEDQVKAYGKSIHGVAKQNGMADTATCKSCHGPTHQIVASSDPASTVNKKNLADTCGACHSNPDFLAKHKIPFAKPVEAYRLSVHGREVAKGNASAASCSDCHGSHDILPSADPKAKVNRANVAETCGVCHNDVQAVYADSVHGLAVKRGSKDSPTCTGCHGEHNILAPKEAGSLVNAARVSTVTCGRCHGDERLNSRYGFGDKVPAFQDSFHGLAIRGGQQTAANCASCHGVHNILPSADIRSTVNPANLQKTCGQCHPGAGDKIAHSKVHVRTAGGIEHISVKWIRWAYYALIPMTIGFMLFHNGLDYFAKLRRHKPHHGTGEQLPRMNKTFRITHGMVMVSFILLVITGFALKFPEAGWVKVLGMNGAGLVRGWVHRIAAVVMMAATVMHVIHLALVKRDRVILFELLPGWQDAKDIANALRYNLGLTDKRPTFGMFGYAEKMEYWAFMWGTVVMAVTGLLLWAQNWSLKHFPIWVLDAATAAHWYEAILATLSILVWHWYLVIFDPEVYPMDLAWLTGKASADHLRETRPEYYAAVVKKQEEAQKDRAE from the coding sequence ATGCGTCTGCTGCTTGCTGGATTGTTCTCCCTCGCCCTTGCCGCGGCCCCGACCGCGCAGGACTGCACTTCGTGCCACGAGGTGGATCTCGCCAAGTTCGCCGCCACCAAGCACGGGAGCATGGCCTGCACGGATTGCCACAGCAGCATCACGAAGCTGCCGCATGCCGACAAGCCCGCGCCGGTGAAGTGCGCGACCTGCCACGAAGATCAGGTGAAGGCCTACGGGAAGAGCATCCACGGCGTCGCCAAGCAGAACGGGATGGCCGATACGGCCACCTGCAAGTCCTGCCACGGCCCCACGCACCAGATCGTGGCCAGCAGCGACCCGGCCTCCACCGTGAACAAGAAGAATCTGGCGGATACCTGCGGGGCCTGCCACTCCAACCCGGACTTTCTCGCCAAGCACAAGATTCCGTTCGCCAAGCCGGTGGAAGCCTACCGCCTGAGCGTCCACGGCCGCGAAGTGGCCAAGGGGAACGCCAGCGCCGCCTCCTGCTCCGATTGTCACGGAAGCCACGACATCCTGCCTTCCGCGGATCCCAAGGCCAAGGTGAACCGCGCGAATGTGGCGGAGACCTGCGGCGTCTGCCACAACGATGTCCAGGCCGTCTACGCCGACAGCGTGCATGGTCTCGCGGTCAAGCGCGGCTCCAAGGATTCCCCCACCTGCACGGGCTGCCACGGCGAGCACAACATCCTGGCCCCCAAGGAGGCGGGCTCCCTGGTGAACGCCGCCCGCGTGTCCACCGTCACCTGCGGCCGCTGCCACGGCGACGAGCGGCTGAACTCGCGCTACGGCTTCGGCGACAAGGTGCCGGCCTTCCAGGACAGCTTCCACGGCCTGGCCATCCGCGGCGGGCAGCAGACCGCCGCCAACTGCGCTTCCTGCCACGGCGTGCACAACATCCTGCCGTCCGCGGACATCCGCTCCACGGTCAACCCCGCCAACCTCCAGAAGACCTGCGGGCAGTGCCACCCCGGCGCCGGCGACAAGATCGCCCACAGCAAGGTGCATGTGCGCACCGCCGGCGGCATCGAGCACATCTCGGTGAAGTGGATCCGCTGGGCCTACTACGCCCTCATCCCCATGACCATCGGCTTCATGCTCTTCCACAACGGCCTGGACTACTTCGCCAAGCTGCGTCGCCACAAGCCCCACCACGGGACGGGTGAGCAGCTGCCGCGCATGAACAAGACCTTCCGCATCACCCACGGCATGGTGATGGTCAGCTTCATCCTCCTGGTCATCACCGGCTTCGCCCTGAAGTTCCCGGAAGCGGGCTGGGTGAAGGTCCTGGGCATGAACGGAGCCGGCCTGGTCCGCGGCTGGGTCCACCGCATCGCGGCCGTGGTCATGATGGCCGCCACCGTGATGCATGTGATCCACCTCGCCCTGGTGAAGCGCGACCGCGTGATCCTGTTCGAGCTGCTGCCGGGCTGGCAGGACGCCAAGGACATCGCCAACGCCCTGCGCTACAACCTGGGCCTGACGGACAAGCGGCCCACCTTCGGCATGTTCGGCTACGCGGAGAAGATGGAGTACTGGGCCTTCATGTGGGGCACCGTGGTGATGGCCGTGACGGGCCTCCTCCTCTGGGCGCAGAACTGGAGCCTCAAGCACTTCCCCATCTGGGTGCTCGACGCCGCCACGGCCGCCCACTGGTATGAGGCGATCCTGGCCACCCTCTCCATCCTCGTGTGGCACTGGTACCTGGTGATCTTCGATCCCGAGGTCTACCCCATGGATTTGGCCTGGCTGACCGGAAAGGCCTCCGCAGACCACCTCCGCGAGACCCGCCCCGAGTACTATGCAGCTGTGGTGAAGAAGCAGGAAGAGGCCCAGAAGGACCGCGCTGAATAA